Genomic window (Roseofilum reptotaenium CS-1145):
CGATCGCTGTGGCTGAAACTGCCTTGGAAGCGGGGGCAAGTTGGTTAGGGGTGGCGACAATTCCAGAGGGAATACAATTACGGGAAGCCGGGATAGAAGCCCCGATTCTACTTTTAGGCGCGGTTAATAGTCCAGAACAAATCCAGGCGATCGCCCATTGGCATCTGCAACCGACTCTGTGTAGTGCCAAACAAGCTTTAATTGTTTCCGAAACCCTGAGTGAACTCGGCAAAACTCTCACGGTTCACCTGAAACTGGATACCGGAATGTCCCGTTTAGGTATTCCTTGGCAAGAAGGAGCTGAGTTTTTTCAGCAGGTTTCCCACTTACCCCATCTCCAAATTGGCAGTATCTATTCTCACTTGGCAACGGCAGATAGTCCCGATCCGCAGATCATGAATCAACAGCATCAGCGTTTTCAAGAGGCGATCGCCCAAATTAAAGCCACAGGTTTACCTTTGCCAAAACTGCATTTAGCTAATTCTGCGGCTACGTTATGCGATCGCTCTTGCCATTATGACTTTGTGCGCGTCGGACTGGCTACCTATGGACTCTATCCCGCTCCCCACCTTCAAGGTCTGGTTAGCCTTAAACCGGTGATGCAAGTTAGAGCAAGGATCACCCAAATCAAAACTATTCCTGCGGGAACCGGTATTAGTTATGGATATCAATATATTACGGCCCAGGAGATGACTGTTGCTGTTGTGGGTATTGGATATGCCGATGGGGTTCCTCGTAACCTCTCCA
Coding sequences:
- the alr gene encoding alanine racemase; translated protein: MLSQESSLKLQSNRSSLQESGATVPLRERAWVEIDRGAIAHNVRELKHHLQQNCQLMAVVKADAYGHGAIAVAETALEAGASWLGVATIPEGIQLREAGIEAPILLLGAVNSPEQIQAIAHWHLQPTLCSAKQALIVSETLSELGKTLTVHLKLDTGMSRLGIPWQEGAEFFQQVSHLPHLQIGSIYSHLATADSPDPQIMNQQHQRFQEAIAQIKATGLPLPKLHLANSAATLCDRSCHYDFVRVGLATYGLYPAPHLQGLVSLKPVMQVRARITQIKTIPAGTGISYGYQYITAQEMTVAVVGIGYADGVPRNLSNKLHVGIRGQRIPQVGAITMDQLMLDVSSIPDLQVGEVVTLLGQDGQNQFTADDWADTLGTISWEILCSFKHRLPRVTR